From one Streptomyces mobaraensis genomic stretch:
- a CDS encoding protein-tyrosine phosphatase family protein, producing MNPPWPENTPGLLRLPSGRLVRGRALRRPVPDGPVPEYAVYLLGKRPPEVAWEVEWLRWPDFRLPADPERARTVFRTAWERAGAERVELACGGGRGRTGTALACLAVLDGVPAGEAVAYVRRHYDPHAVETPWQKRFVRRFDGS from the coding sequence GTGAATCCCCCATGGCCCGAGAACACCCCTGGTCTCCTCCGCCTCCCCTCCGGGCGGCTGGTGCGGGGACGGGCGCTGCGGCGGCCCGTGCCGGACGGGCCGGTTCCGGAGTACGCCGTGTATCTGCTGGGGAAGCGGCCTCCCGAAGTGGCCTGGGAGGTGGAGTGGTTGCGCTGGCCCGACTTCCGGCTGCCGGCCGATCCGGAACGGGCCCGGACGGTGTTCCGGACGGCATGGGAACGGGCCGGGGCCGAACGGGTGGAACTGGCCTGCGGCGGGGGACGCGGGCGAACGGGCACCGCGCTGGCCTGCCTCGCGGTGCTCGACGGGGTGCCGGCGGGGGAGGCGGTGGCGTACGTGCGGCGGCACTACGATCCGCACGCCGTCGAGACGCCTTGGCAGAAGCGTTTCGTCCGCCGCTTCGACGGGAGTTGA
- a CDS encoding MFS transporter, with protein MAVEPEGPAEPAQPAEPAAPPRPSARRTLAVSCAATLLVLMNFTATLPTAGLVAADLDSGPSGRTWILGAIGVGLAASLMAAGGLADDRGRKRTFTAGGLLLVLASAVCAAAPGTLVFVCGRLVQGAVGTSVRRWASP; from the coding sequence GTGGCCGTCGAACCCGAAGGACCGGCCGAACCCGCCCAGCCCGCCGAACCGGCCGCGCCCCCGCGGCCCTCGGCCCGTAGGACCCTCGCCGTCTCCTGCGCGGCGACCCTGCTCGTCCTCATGAACTTCACCGCGACCCTGCCCACCGCCGGGCTCGTCGCCGCCGACCTCGACTCGGGCCCCTCCGGGCGGACCTGGATCCTCGGCGCCATCGGCGTCGGCCTCGCCGCCAGCCTGATGGCGGCGGGCGGCCTGGCCGACGACCGGGGCCGCAAACGGACGTTCACGGCCGGCGGCCTGCTGCTCGTCCTGGCGAGCGCGGTGTGCGCGGCGGCGCCCGGCACCCTCGTCTTCGTGTGTGGCCGGCTCGTCCAGGGCGCGGTCGGTACCTCGGTTCGTCGGTGGGCGTCGCCCTGA
- a CDS encoding TetR/AcrR family transcriptional regulator, with the protein MIPQTQGRRARLRAQTTAEIKATALRLMSEGGPDAISLRAIAREMGMSASAVYSYFATRDDLITTLINDVYSALVDRAEAARDACPADDTAGRIQAWWRALRDWALAEPDGFRLVYGDPVAGYVAPAGGPAPRPSKRACLGLVELIAAAWPQAAPRQPPGDHAWSDFTPELAEEIRGHLPDVSPGAVALAFRVWGRMYGLIGLEVYGHLRPSLTDPGALYEAELHDLVVSLGLVPPGAR; encoded by the coding sequence GTGATCCCACAGACCCAGGGCAGACGGGCCCGGCTCCGCGCCCAGACCACGGCGGAGATCAAGGCGACGGCGCTCCGGCTGATGTCCGAGGGCGGACCGGACGCCATCTCGCTGCGCGCCATCGCCCGCGAGATGGGCATGAGCGCCAGCGCCGTCTACAGCTACTTCGCCACCCGGGACGACCTGATCACCACGCTGATCAACGACGTCTACTCGGCGCTCGTCGACCGCGCGGAGGCCGCGCGCGACGCCTGCCCCGCCGACGACACGGCCGGCCGGATCCAGGCCTGGTGGCGGGCGCTGCGCGACTGGGCGCTCGCCGAGCCGGACGGTTTCCGGCTCGTCTACGGCGATCCGGTGGCCGGGTACGTCGCGCCGGCCGGCGGCCCGGCACCCCGCCCCTCCAAGCGCGCCTGCCTGGGCCTCGTCGAACTCATCGCCGCCGCCTGGCCGCAGGCCGCGCCCCGGCAGCCGCCCGGCGACCACGCGTGGTCCGACTTCACGCCCGAGCTCGCCGAGGAGATCCGCGGGCACCTGCCGGACGTGTCCCCCGGCGCGGTCGCGCTGGCCTTCCGCGTCTGGGGCCGGATGTACGGGCTGATCGGACTGGAGGTCTACGGCCACCTCCGCCCGAGCCTGACCGATCCGGGAGCGCTCTACGAGGCGGAACTGCACGACCTGGTCGTGTCGCTGGGGCTCGTACCGCCGGGGGCTCGCTGA
- a CDS encoding zinc-dependent alcohol dehydrogenase family protein, whose product MKAKTVLFDEVGAPEVLRIEEVELGAPGPGEVRVRVEAVGLNRSEALFRAGAYYYAPDLPASRIGAEAAGVIEEVGPEVEGFAAGDPVAVLATAMGAMSAYGVYAERVNVPASTLFRRPPSVDAVTGAATWLSYLTAYGALVEIGGLRPGDTVLITAASSSVGIAAIQVANLVGAVPIAVTRTAAKREQLLKAGAARVITLDEDDLVAVMDELTDGAGARVVFDAVGGPELSRLAGMVARDGMLIVYGSLDGRPTPLPPHWPLAVYGFALPAVLDHDDRRRRATAFIESGLRSGALAPLIDRTFPLEAIADAHRHMEGNGQVGKIVVTVGQ is encoded by the coding sequence ATGAAGGCCAAAACGGTGCTGTTCGACGAGGTGGGCGCCCCTGAGGTGCTGCGGATCGAGGAAGTGGAGCTCGGCGCGCCGGGGCCGGGCGAGGTCCGCGTCCGGGTGGAGGCGGTGGGCCTCAACCGGTCGGAGGCCCTGTTCCGGGCGGGGGCGTACTACTACGCGCCCGACCTGCCCGCGTCCCGCATCGGTGCCGAGGCGGCGGGCGTGATCGAGGAGGTGGGTCCGGAGGTCGAGGGGTTCGCCGCCGGCGACCCGGTGGCCGTGCTGGCGACGGCCATGGGCGCGATGTCCGCCTACGGCGTCTACGCGGAGCGCGTCAACGTCCCGGCGAGCACGCTGTTCCGGCGGCCCCCGTCGGTGGACGCGGTCACCGGAGCCGCGACCTGGCTGTCGTACCTCACCGCGTACGGGGCCCTCGTGGAGATCGGCGGGCTGCGCCCGGGCGACACGGTGCTGATCACCGCCGCCTCCAGCAGCGTCGGCATCGCGGCGATCCAGGTGGCGAACCTCGTCGGGGCCGTCCCGATCGCCGTCACCCGCACCGCCGCCAAGAGGGAGCAGCTCCTCAAGGCCGGCGCCGCGCGGGTGATCACCCTGGACGAGGACGATCTCGTCGCGGTGATGGACGAGTTGACGGACGGCGCGGGCGCCCGCGTGGTCTTCGACGCGGTGGGCGGACCCGAACTCAGCCGCCTCGCCGGGATGGTGGCCCGGGACGGCATGCTGATCGTCTACGGCTCGCTCGACGGACGCCCCACTCCACTGCCCCCGCACTGGCCGCTCGCCGTCTACGGCTTCGCCCTGCCCGCCGTCCTCGACCACGACGACCGCCGGCGGCGCGCGACCGCCTTCATCGAGTCGGGTCTCCGCTCCGGAGCCCTCGCCCCGCTGATCGACCGCACCTTCCCCCTGGAGGCCATCGCCGACGCCCACCGCCATATGGAGGGAAACGGACAGGTGGGCAAGATCGTGGTCACGGTGGGGCAGTAG
- a CDS encoding DUF3592 domain-containing protein yields the protein MTLWAAPLLICACFLAVWFLFYIPWWLACQTVKVYRLRAHGPRVTGTVIRIWTTTDGDGDLQHYPVVSFTLKDPPHTTVETRSATGSPHRCALAPGDETEVIYEPEDPENIIVVQHDWVARPFRYGLATLLIGATCAWMLTPVFKAVYRFGELVLR from the coding sequence ATGACGCTCTGGGCGGCGCCACTCCTCATCTGCGCGTGCTTCTTGGCCGTGTGGTTTCTCTTCTACATACCGTGGTGGCTTGCCTGCCAGACCGTGAAGGTTTACCGGCTGCGTGCTCACGGGCCCCGCGTGACAGGCACGGTGATCCGCATATGGACCACCACGGACGGCGACGGGGACCTCCAGCACTACCCCGTCGTGTCGTTCACCCTCAAAGACCCACCGCACACCACGGTCGAGACGAGATCGGCGACCGGTTCGCCGCACAGGTGCGCTCTGGCCCCGGGAGACGAAACGGAGGTCATCTACGAGCCGGAGGATCCGGAGAACATCATCGTCGTCCAGCACGACTGGGTCGCCCGCCCGTTCCGGTACGGGCTCGCCACACTGCTCATCGGAGCGACCTGCGCATGGATGCTGACCCCTGTGTTCAAAGCGGTGTACAGATTCGGAGAGCTCGTGTTGCGGTGA
- a CDS encoding CPBP family intramembrane glutamic endopeptidase: MSRRRGLWLYLGVAYAGMWLAMLPLLVSGYRRGDAREGTGALAEVCIAFAMFAPALGAVVAVRYVRGGGRLREALALRWPRPWGRAVRECLTAVAVPAGLTVAALTLGALVGRYPVVPVGELDAASVTGRLAGGLVGMVVSLPLFFGEELGWQGYLFPRLLRDGHRTRPLRAYLLTGAAFALWHLPTLIMGGQYPGRPWYVSVPAMVVSCTLVLPVFTWLRLRSGSVVPAVVAHAFVSSLSVGMVKEFADPDAALDPLHMGLTGWPGWIVMAAFVAFLARTGRLRPTDGHDRL; this comes from the coding sequence GTGAGCCGGCGACGGGGCCTGTGGCTCTATCTCGGGGTGGCATACGCCGGCATGTGGCTGGCGATGCTGCCGCTGCTGGTGAGCGGGTACCGGCGGGGTGACGCCCGCGAGGGGACGGGCGCGCTGGCGGAAGTGTGCATCGCCTTCGCGATGTTCGCGCCCGCGCTCGGCGCGGTCGTCGCCGTGCGGTACGTACGCGGGGGAGGGCGTCTGCGGGAGGCGTTGGCCCTGCGGTGGCCGAGGCCGTGGGGGCGGGCGGTGCGGGAGTGCCTGACGGCCGTCGCCGTGCCGGCGGGGCTCACCGTGGCGGCCCTGACCCTCGGGGCCCTCGTCGGGCGGTATCCCGTCGTTCCCGTCGGCGAGTTGGACGCCGCGAGCGTGACCGGCCGGCTGGCCGGCGGACTGGTGGGGATGGTGGTGTCGCTGCCGCTGTTCTTCGGCGAGGAACTGGGCTGGCAGGGCTACCTGTTCCCCCGCCTGCTGCGGGACGGCCACCGGACCCGCCCGCTCCGGGCGTACCTGCTGACCGGCGCCGCCTTCGCCCTGTGGCACCTGCCCACACTGATCATGGGCGGCCAGTACCCCGGCCGGCCCTGGTACGTGTCCGTGCCCGCGATGGTGGTGAGCTGCACGCTGGTCCTGCCGGTCTTCACCTGGCTGCGGCTGCGCTCCGGCTCGGTGGTGCCCGCCGTCGTCGCCCACGCCTTCGTCAGCTCCCTGAGCGTGGGCATGGTCAAGGAGTTCGCCGACCCGGACGCCGCCCTCGATCCGCTCCACATGGGGCTCACCGGGTGGCCCGGCTGGATCGTCATGGCCGCGTTCGTCGCCTTCCTGGCCCGGACGGGGCGGCTCCGGCCGACGGACGGTCACGATCGGCTCTGA
- a CDS encoding DUF1330 domain-containing protein, producing MKGGTPEAVEGDWPSSRLIVIEFPDMERIRRWYASPEYTRAREIRRTAVRLRMVFAEGAEGAADATG from the coding sequence GTGAAAGGCGGGACGCCCGAGGCCGTCGAGGGGGACTGGCCGTCGTCCCGCCTGATCGTCATCGAGTTTCCGGACATGGAACGGATCAGACGGTGGTACGCCTCGCCCGAGTACACCCGGGCGCGGGAGATCCGGCGGACGGCGGTGCGGCTGCGGATGGTCTTCGCCGAGGGCGCCGAGGGCGCCGCGGACGCCACCGGGTAG
- a CDS encoding PhzF family phenazine biosynthesis isomerase yields MTITDGTAASAAPATPAAPGTPEVLRYTAFSADPAGGNPAGVVLDAAGLDDADLLRIAAEVGYSETAFLTAPPEGAAEPDRSFTLRFFSPLAEVSFCGHATVATAVALAERRGPGEFVFVTPAGTVPVSVAEHDGVLRATLTSVEPHTEDAAPEDVAEALAALDWPAADLDPAFPPRIAYAGARHLVLGAATRERLAALDYDFDRLTALMRKLGLTTVQLVWREDESVFHVRDPFPVGGVVEDPATGAAAAALGAYLRERGLVGDDATLTLHQGADLGRPGLLEVTLRPGDSRVRVSGTAARIA; encoded by the coding sequence ATGACGATCACCGACGGCACCGCCGCCTCCGCCGCACCCGCCACCCCCGCAGCCCCCGGCACACCCGAGGTCCTGCGCTACACCGCCTTCTCCGCCGACCCGGCGGGCGGCAACCCCGCCGGCGTCGTCCTGGACGCGGCCGGGCTCGACGACGCGGACCTGCTGCGGATCGCCGCCGAAGTCGGTTACAGCGAGACCGCATTCCTCACCGCGCCGCCCGAGGGCGCCGCCGAGCCGGACCGGTCGTTCACCCTCCGCTTCTTCAGCCCGCTGGCCGAGGTCTCCTTCTGCGGCCACGCCACCGTCGCCACCGCCGTGGCCCTGGCCGAGCGGCGCGGCCCCGGGGAGTTCGTCTTCGTCACCCCGGCGGGGACGGTCCCGGTCTCCGTCGCGGAGCACGACGGCGTCCTGCGCGCCACGTTGACCTCCGTCGAGCCGCACACGGAGGACGCCGCTCCGGAAGACGTCGCCGAAGCGCTGGCCGCCCTGGACTGGCCCGCCGCCGACCTCGACCCGGCCTTCCCGCCGCGCATCGCCTACGCGGGCGCCCGCCACCTCGTCCTCGGCGCGGCCACCCGGGAGCGGCTCGCCGCCCTGGACTACGACTTCGACCGGCTGACCGCCCTGATGCGGAAGCTGGGCCTCACGACGGTGCAACTGGTGTGGCGGGAGGACGAGTCCGTGTTCCACGTCCGCGACCCGTTCCCCGTCGGCGGCGTGGTCGAGGACCCCGCGACGGGCGCGGCGGCCGCCGCCCTCGGCGCGTACCTGCGGGAACGCGGACTCGTCGGCGACGACGCGACGCTCACCCTCCACCAGGGCGCCGACCTCGGCCGCCCCGGCCTCCTGGAGGTCACCCTCCGGCCGGGCGACTCCCGCGTCCGGGTGTCGGGCACGGCGGCGCGCATCGCCTGA
- a CDS encoding multidrug effflux MFS transporter — MKEPAPAAVDTPGDTASDQHISSSAGTSPGRRNRLFVTLALGGLTAVAPLSMDMYLPALPEVTDSLRSPAATVQLTLTGCLMGMALGQLVVGPMSDKWGRRRPLLVGMALYVVATVLCAVAPNAALLIAFRLVQGLAGAAGIVIARAVVRDLYDGVAMARFFSTLMLISGVAPVVAPLIGGQLLRFTDWRGVFAVLTAVGLALTFLVYRYLDETLPPGRRQSGGLGETLRAMRGLLADRAFTGYMLSGGFAFAALFSYISASPFVVQDIYGASPQTFSLLFGLNSVGLVLVGQINGKVLVGRVSLDKALGWGLAVITLAAAALLVLTTGVLGEPGLAPVAAGLFVLMAAMGLAMPNTNAQALMRSGNAAGSASALLGTSTYLLGAIASPLVGIAGEHTAVPMATVQLGCAVAAVLSFVLLCGRRGGAGSSDSSDSSASAGESPESRTRVTGAEAAEAAE; from the coding sequence ATGAAGGAGCCCGCACCCGCGGCGGTCGACACGCCCGGGGACACCGCGTCCGACCAGCACATATCCTCCTCGGCCGGGACGTCGCCCGGCCGCCGGAACCGGCTGTTCGTCACCCTCGCCCTGGGCGGGCTCACGGCCGTGGCCCCGCTGTCCATGGACATGTACCTCCCGGCACTCCCTGAGGTGACGGATTCCCTGAGAAGTCCCGCGGCCACCGTGCAGCTCACCCTCACCGGCTGCCTCATGGGCATGGCGCTGGGGCAGCTCGTCGTCGGCCCGATGAGCGACAAGTGGGGCCGCCGCCGGCCGCTGCTCGTCGGCATGGCGCTCTACGTCGTCGCCACCGTCCTCTGCGCGGTCGCCCCCAACGCGGCCCTGCTCATCGCGTTCCGCCTGGTCCAGGGCCTGGCCGGCGCCGCGGGCATCGTGATCGCGCGCGCCGTGGTGCGCGACCTGTACGACGGCGTGGCCATGGCCCGTTTCTTCTCCACCCTGATGCTGATCTCGGGCGTGGCCCCGGTCGTCGCGCCGCTCATCGGCGGCCAGTTGCTGCGCTTCACGGACTGGCGCGGCGTCTTCGCCGTGCTCACCGCCGTCGGTCTCGCCCTGACGTTCCTCGTGTACCGCTACCTCGACGAGACCCTGCCGCCCGGCCGCCGGCAGTCCGGCGGCCTCGGCGAGACGCTGCGCGCGATGCGCGGCCTGCTCGCCGACCGCGCCTTCACCGGCTACATGCTCTCCGGCGGCTTCGCCTTCGCCGCCCTCTTCTCCTACATCTCGGCGTCGCCGTTCGTCGTCCAGGACATCTACGGCGCCTCGCCGCAGACGTTCAGCCTGCTGTTCGGCCTCAACTCGGTCGGCCTCGTCCTCGTCGGCCAGATCAACGGCAAGGTGCTGGTCGGCCGCGTCAGCCTGGACAAGGCCCTCGGCTGGGGCCTCGCCGTGATCACCCTGGCCGCGGCGGCCCTGCTGGTGCTGACGACGGGCGTCCTCGGCGAGCCGGGCCTGGCCCCGGTCGCCGCCGGCCTGTTCGTCCTGATGGCCGCCATGGGTCTGGCCATGCCCAACACCAACGCCCAGGCCCTGATGCGCTCCGGCAACGCGGCCGGCTCCGCCTCCGCCCTGCTGGGCACCTCCACCTACCTGCTCGGCGCCATCGCCTCCCCGCTCGTCGGCATCGCGGGCGAGCACACGGCCGTCCCCATGGCCACCGTCCAGCTCGGCTGCGCGGTGGCGGCGGTGCTCAGCTTCGTCCTGCTGTGCGGGCGGCGCGGCGGCGCGGGGTCGTCGGATTCATCGGATTCGTCGGCCTCGGCGGGTGAGAGCCCCGAGAGCCGCACGCGCGTGACGGGCGCGGAGGCCGCGGAGGCCGCGGAGTAG
- a CDS encoding small ribosomal subunit Rsm22 family protein, which yields MHAPENTPPTGENLRAALAGLLDGLPPRQAARAVERLIANYRGRTPTDAPVLRDRSDVAAYAAYRMPATFEAVRHALEAFRDRLPDWSPGTHVDLGGGTGAATWAVAAAWPEGERTTTVLDWAEPALALGAELAGAAASPALRAARWQRQVIGGGPAVPEGTDLVTVSYVLGELTDDARRSVVDQAARARAAVIVEPGTPEGYRRVIEARDRLIAAGFEVVAPCPHSAACPIEPGTDWCHFSARVSRSSLHRQVKGGSLAYEDEKFSYVAAVRTGDGTDDPSGLPAARARVVRRPQIRKGQVLLELCTRDEGLRRETVTKRHGGLYRAARDADWGDAWPPEDGEG from the coding sequence ATGCACGCCCCCGAGAACACGCCGCCGACCGGCGAGAACCTCCGCGCCGCGCTCGCCGGACTGCTCGACGGTCTGCCGCCCCGGCAGGCCGCCCGGGCCGTCGAGCGGCTGATCGCCAACTACCGGGGGCGGACCCCGACCGACGCGCCGGTCCTGCGCGACCGTTCCGACGTCGCCGCCTACGCCGCCTACCGCATGCCCGCGACCTTCGAGGCCGTCCGGCACGCGCTGGAGGCGTTCCGGGACCGGCTGCCCGACTGGTCGCCCGGCACGCACGTGGACCTCGGCGGCGGTACGGGCGCGGCGACCTGGGCCGTCGCGGCGGCCTGGCCGGAGGGCGAGCGGACGACGACCGTCCTGGACTGGGCGGAACCCGCCCTCGCCCTCGGCGCCGAACTCGCCGGCGCCGCCGCCTCGCCCGCGCTGCGCGCCGCGCGCTGGCAGCGGCAGGTCATCGGCGGCGGCCCGGCCGTCCCCGAGGGCACCGACCTCGTCACCGTCTCCTACGTCCTCGGCGAACTCACCGACGACGCCCGGCGGTCCGTCGTCGACCAAGCCGCCCGCGCCCGCGCCGCCGTGATCGTCGAACCGGGCACCCCCGAGGGCTACCGCCGGGTGATCGAGGCCCGCGACCGGCTGATCGCGGCGGGTTTCGAGGTCGTCGCCCCCTGCCCGCACAGCGCCGCCTGCCCGATAGAGCCGGGCACGGACTGGTGCCACTTCTCCGCCCGCGTCAGCCGCTCCTCCCTGCACCGGCAGGTCAAGGGCGGCTCGCTGGCGTACGAGGACGAGAAGTTCTCGTACGTGGCCGCTGTGCGGACCGGCGACGGCACGGACGACCCGAGCGGCCTCCCCGCCGCCCGCGCCCGCGTCGTACGCCGCCCGCAGATCCGCAAGGGCCAGGTGCTCCTGGAACTGTGCACCCGTGACGAGGGGCTGCGCCGCGAGACGGTCACCAAGCGCCACGGCGGCCTCTACCGCGCCGCGCGGGACGCGGACTGGGGCGACGCGTGGCCGCCGGAGGACGGCGAGGGCTGA
- the ddaH gene encoding dimethylargininase — protein sequence MRTAAPRAASPRHYLMCPPAHFKVTYSINPWMDPAKPVDLPLALTQWETLRDRYRALGHTVEELEPRPELPDMVYAANGATVVDGRVLGARFAHPQRAAEAAVHVEWFRSHGYSVVREPEHINEGEGDFAVTDSWLLAGRGFRSSPLSHPEAQEFFGRPVIGLDLIDPRYYHLDTALCVLDAAEDEIMYYPGAFSPGSRAVLERLFPDALVADAEDAAALGLNAVSDGRHVLLPQAAVGLFGPLRERGFEPIGMDLGELLKGGGSVKCCTQELR from the coding sequence GCCCGCCCACTTCAAGGTCACCTACTCGATCAACCCGTGGATGGACCCGGCCAAGCCGGTCGATCTGCCGCTCGCCCTCACGCAGTGGGAAACCCTCCGCGACCGCTACCGCGCCCTCGGCCACACCGTGGAGGAGCTCGAACCCCGCCCGGAACTGCCCGACATGGTGTACGCGGCGAACGGCGCCACCGTCGTCGACGGCCGCGTCCTCGGCGCCCGCTTCGCCCACCCGCAGCGCGCCGCCGAGGCGGCCGTGCACGTGGAGTGGTTCCGGTCGCACGGCTACTCCGTGGTCCGCGAACCCGAGCACATCAACGAGGGCGAGGGCGACTTCGCCGTCACCGACTCCTGGCTGCTCGCCGGCCGGGGCTTCCGCAGCAGCCCGCTGTCGCACCCCGAGGCACAGGAGTTCTTCGGCCGCCCCGTCATCGGCCTGGACCTGATCGACCCCCGCTACTACCACCTCGACACGGCCCTGTGCGTCCTCGACGCCGCCGAAGACGAGATCATGTACTACCCCGGCGCCTTCTCCCCCGGCAGCCGGGCCGTCCTGGAACGCCTCTTCCCCGACGCCCTCGTCGCCGACGCGGAGGACGCGGCGGCGCTCGGCCTGAACGCGGTCAGCGACGGCCGCCACGTCCTCCTCCCCCAGGCGGCCGTCGGCCTCTTCGGGCCGCTCCGGGAGCGCGGCTTCGAGCCGATCGGGATGGACCTGGGCGAGCTGCTGAAGGGGGGCGGCAGCGTGAAGTGCTGCACGCAGGAACTGCGTTGA